The nucleotide window CTCGATCATAGTCATTCAGTTTAAGCTGAGTAAAAAATAATAGTGCTTGATCGATAGGAATTTTAATAATATCATGAATTGATTTCCCATCTATTTTCACTTGCAAAGCTTCTCTTCGTAAACGTGAACCTTTGCAAGCCGAGCAAGTTGTGTAGCCGCGATATCGGCTGAGCAGCACGCGAATGTGCATCTTGTAAGTTTTAGTTTCGAGCTTTTCAAAAAATTTATCAATGCCGATATAAGTTCCAAAACCGTTGCGAATAGCGCTTACTTGTTCATCGGTTAATTCTTTAAAAGGGATACGCAATGGTATTTTGTACTGTTTTGCATTCTGAACAAGATCGCGAAGGTAGGTGCTATACTTTGGAGATTTAAATGGTGCAATGGCTCCATCAATTATACTTAGATTTGGATTGGGCACGACAAGATTCATATCAATGCCGATTGTTTTACTGAAGCCCTGACAAACCGGACACGCACCGAATGGATTATTGAAAGAAAAAAATCTCGGCTCCGGTTCTTCATATCTGATTCCACAGCACTCGTAATATTTATTAAAATCTTTTTGCTCGCCGGTTTCAGCATTTATGATCACGATTCTGTTTTCACCCTCCTTAAAAGTAACTTCAATTGAATCGGCAAGATTTTCCCTCATTTTTCCTTTTTCAACTTTAAATCTTTCAACCACAACTTTAACATCAGTTTTTTTCTTAGGAGAGATTCTCTTTTCATTCAAATCAATTAAGGAGTTATTATAGTAAACACGAAAGAATCCTCGCTTTTTTAGTAAGTCAATTTCATCTTTAATTTTATGATGTTCGTGTTCGTGAAGTGGAAAAGCTAAATAAAACTTACTGCCTTCAGTTTGTTCTTCGAGCCAGTCAGAAACGGTGGTGGTTGTATCGCGCTTAACAACACTGCCGCATTGAAAGCCAATAGTTTTGCCAATGCGTGCAAAAAGCAAGCGGAGGTAATCATAAATTTCAGTAGTTGTTCCAACAGTTGAGCGCGGATTTCGTGAGCCGGTCTTTTGTTCGATAGCCACAGCGGGACTTATTCCTTGTATCAAATCAACATCAGGTTTGTTCATTCGTTCGAGGAACTGCCGCGCATAGGCAGAGAGGCTTTCGACATACCGGCGCTGTCCTTCGGCATAAATTGTATCAAACACAAGCGAAGATTTTCCGCTGCCGCTTACGCCTGTAAAAACGATCAGCTTGTTTCTTGGAATATCGAGATCAATATTTTTAAGATTATGCTGCCGAGCACCTTTTACTATTATTCTTCGTTCTTTGGATGGAATTGATTTATCTGTCATTTCAATAAAATAATTTTGAACAGTTAATGTAATAAATTGATTTGAAATAAGTGGATGGAAAATGAAAATCTAAACCTCCGATGTTTTCTACGAATGGGTGTATTCCTCACTAAACCTTAGCTGTTTAGAGAATAAATATCGTTTCTATTCACACATTTCTTCAGTACTGAATGGCTGTTGTGAAAGTCCGGGACTAAGGTAGGGGATCCCGAGATTAAGCCCGCGAAGGATAAATATTATTGCAAGCATTGCTGCAAGGGCAGGTACGGCACGGTTGATTTTATTTCTGATCTTAAGCGAAAAATATTTTCCGAATATCGAAACTGCAAGCATAGCAGGAATTGTACCGAATCCAAAAAGGATCATAAACGAAGCCCCGGTAATTGCATCGCCCGAAGCAATTGAACCGGCTAATCCAACATAAACAAATCCGCAAGGAAGCAGTCCATTTAATAATCCAATCAAGAACATTGAGGAGAAAGATGCGTGCGAAAATAATTTTCCAATTGAATTTTTAATGGGTGATGATATTTTCCTAACGATTTCGCTTTGCGTGATCCTGGTTTTCAGACTTCGCGGAGTAAGTACAGTTATAAGTATTGCTGCGCCGAGACCAATTGATAAAAATTGTTGAAAGCCATAGATATAAAATCTGCTTCCAATAAAACCAAATACAGCGCCAAGGAAAGAATATGTAATTACCCGTCCAACGTTATATAAAACCCTTCCGGCAATAAAAGAAAGATTATTGGAAGTTGGAACGGGGAGGGCAAGAGCAATCGGTCCGCACATGCCGACACAATGGAAGCTTCCGAAAAAACCAATTGCAAGCGCCGAAAGTAATTCTACATTAAACATTATTAAATGGGTTACTGAATGATCAATGAGCTTTCAGAAAAGAATGAATCGTTATCAACACTCCATTCAACTTTGACTTTCCAAAATCCCTTGATAAGTTTTGCAGTTGATATTATCATCTGACCATTTTCATTTATTTGAACAGGCAGTTTACCATCGTACTTTGAATCGGACGGACGATAGAGAAAAACATTACCAATAATTTTCCCGGTGTTTATCGAATCGGGGAAAGTTAAAACAATTCCGGCATTTGATAATTGAATATCAACTTCCATTCTCAGTTCGTGCGTTCGGTTAAGTTTATCAATCTGCCTCTGATACTTCAATTCCTTTTCATAATAATTTTCCGTGACAAGATCAACTTTTTCGTTCATAAAAGTAAAAACTGAACCAAGTGTGATTATCATAAAAACAATAATCGTGATTAGAATTCCTGTTCCCCAGTTAAAATTAATCTTTTTCATCTTCATCAACTTTATGTTTAACAGGTCCGAGAAAAGAAGTATTGATCTCTGTTAGTAGTTTGTCATTCCCATAAACGGCTATTGTAATTGGGGTATTCATTTTCTCTAATTCGGATTTCGGCAGAACTATCATAAATTTTGCATCATCAATTTCCTGTGAACCTAAAACGATTTTATTCCCGATTAATTTTAATTCGCCGTCAATGCCTTTAAGTTTTAGATCAATTGAAGTTGGGTCAAAAGTTTTATTGACAATATTCAAATCATACAAATTGCTGATCTTATCATTCGGCTGTTCCTGGAAAAGAAGCCCCGGTGTACGCAAAACATTTATACTGAAGTTGGTGCGTGTCGCAAGCAGATAACCAATAACTGATAGCAGCACAACCAGCAAAATAGAATACCCGATCACTCTCGAAGTAAATTTTAACTTTGTACCCTTCTCAATTCCATTAAGAGAAGCGTAACGAATCAATCCTTTTGGGCGTTTAACTTTGGTCATAACGTCATCACAGGCATCAATACACGCTGTGCAATTAACACATTCCAATTGTACGCCGTTGCGAATATCAATGCCGGTGGGGCAAACATCCACGCAAAGATGGCAATCAACACAATCACCTTTTTTAGATTCTGCGTCAGTCTTTTTTATTTTACCCCTGGGTTCGCCACGTTTATAATCGTAAGCAACAACAATGGAATCCTGATCGAGAAGCACGCCTTGTAATCTTCCATAGGGGCAAACAACTGTGCAGGCTTGTTCACGGAAATAAGAAAATACAAAGTAGAATGCACCGGAAAAGAAAAGAATTGCAATAAATCCTTTAAGATTTGCTGAAGGGGGCTGCGATACTATGGAAAGCAGCTTATCCATTCCGATGACATAAGCGAGAAAAAATTGGCGATAACAAAAGAGATTGAATAAAAGATTAAGTGCTTTGTGAATTTCTTAAAAAATTTCTCTCCCGTCCAAGGTGAGGCTTTTAATTTAATCTGTTCACGAAAATCGCCTTCGATCCAATATTCAATTTTCCTGAACACCATTTCCATAAAAATAGTCTGTGGACAAACCCATCCGCAGAAAACTCTTCCAAAAACAGCAGTGAACAAAATGATAAATACAATTGTCGCAATCATCGCAAGCACGAAAATATGAAAATCGTGTGGACCGAAAGGCAGACCGAATAGGACAAAAGTTCTTTCGGGAAAATTAAAAAGAAGAAATTGCTGTCCGTTTATTTTAATAAATGGACTGCCAAATAAAAATGCCAGCAGGAAAATACTTACTAAAGTTCTTGCGTTATAAAATCTGCCGGAAGGTTTCTTAGGAAATATCCATTTTCGTTTGCCTTCTTTAGTAACCGTTGCAAGTCTGTTCCTGAATTCTTTATTTTCTTCCGAAGCTTGTAATATTTCAACTTCGGATTTTTCTTTTTCTAATTTTTGTTCCATAAAAAATCATATTCTAATTAAATTAACTTCCCGGCTGAACTGAAGTAGAATCAATTTGGGGTGAATAAAGATCACCTTGTGGTTCCTTTGGTGCAGCAGGCTTGGTTCCGTAAAGCGACATTATGTAGCTTCCCACCTCCTGCATCTGCACCGCACTCAACTGAGTCTGCCA belongs to Ignavibacteriales bacterium and includes:
- a CDS encoding sulfite exporter TauE/SafE family protein, with the translated sequence MFNVELLSALAIGFFGSFHCVGMCGPIALALPVPTSNNLSFIAGRVLYNVGRVITYSFLGAVFGFIGSRFYIYGFQQFLSIGLGAAILITVLTPRSLKTRITQSEIVRKISSPIKNSIGKLFSHASFSSMFLIGLLNGLLPCGFVYVGLAGSIASGDAITGASFMILFGFGTIPAMLAVSIFGKYFSLKIRNKINRAVPALAAMLAIIFILRGLNLGIPYLSPGLSQQPFSTEEMCE
- a CDS encoding FixH family protein, coding for MKKINFNWGTGILITIIVFMIITLGSVFTFMNEKVDLVTENYYEKELKYQRQIDKLNRTHELRMEVDIQLSNAGIVLTFPDSINTGKIIGNVFLYRPSDSKYDGKLPVQINENGQMIISTAKLIKGFWKVKVEWSVDNDSFFSESSLIIQ